The nucleotide sequence TAAACCAACATAACATGGAGTACATTAAGTACAAAAGCGATGTTAACAATTTGAAATTGCTGCCTTATCTTAATAAAGAATCACAATGACATACTTTACATTCACTGTCTCTGTTCACCTCACTCATCTCTGTGGCAGTACAGAAAATTGATCCTCATCATAGTGAGACATGGGacagtgggggggggaaccactggTAGAGTCTTCTTGATACAAGACTATAAATAGGTGCCACACATCATCAAATTTGTCTGTTTTTGCTATACCACACACTTTTCTATGATGTCGCATTAACTTTTCAGAGAGCGCTATTTCCTACACTCTACCCGTCTATAGTTCAGCTGAGAGGTTATCTACTATTTTCCATTGAAATGAAATTTCAATGTGAGCTGCCCCTAGTAATAAGATAAGCAGATCTTTATGTTCGGTGGGTATGTTTAAGTGCCCTGTATAGGATAACAGAGCCAAGGGCACATTTGGGGTCAGCAATTGCCCCATAACATCTGATCCTGTCCCAAACTGAAGGCTGAAAAAATGCTGAGGACCAAGTGACTGAATTGTTAATTGAACTGGaatggaattagttcctttttggtGTGGGTGAACTGGAAATACTTCCTTATTAAAATATACTTTCCAAGAAGAACTAATTGAATTCCACCTGAagatagcaacagtctggaagtgccccctGTCTCGGCCATAAATTAAATGTTTTGGAAGCTCAGCAAAAATGAGGATGTCAGTTTTCTTCTCCAACAAAAATTAAATATTTAAGTGGAAGCCTACTTTTGCTCTCAATAAATCTTTTACTTACCAAAATTACTTGCATAATGAGGAATTTtcttgttgatttttattttattaaaacgatttctatactgcctttcatttatttatcacatgccggtgtacaaaaatacattaaaattagattaaaatgtaCTTAcggaataaataaaataccaaccAACATTAGGCCAAACAGAAATACTAAGTTATTACAGTCAACTTTTTTTTGGCTTCAGGCTGGTGTATTTACAGAAATGGTAATAAATGTTCCTAATAAAGGCTATGTGCATGCAGCCTAGCTGCTGGGTCCTGCTGGAGAATCACAGTGACTGGGACTTGCCACTTTAGGGATGTGCATTTGCCATTTGTGCTTCATGTGTTTAGTGCCAGAAATATTATTGTGACTGAAGCAAGCCAGTTCAGTTCAGCTGTATCCAGTTCCAAGACAGTTGAAACTGGGCAGATGATAGTGTTTACCCACCAATGCATGAACCAAAGCCCTGacaagttttttttgtttttaaagaaaaggctGTAATTTTGAATGAGACTGTCTCATTAGTCCTTTTCCCACCGGTCATTTTGCAATTCCTAACAGAGCTGCTGTACATCCCACAGGATTCTGTTAGTTTCTCTTGTAAATGCTTTGTTAAGAATGGTTTAGGTAAAACAACACTCCCTGTAATTGTAATATTGTGTGTTAGATAGCCACACTCCACTCTTTCTTCAAATCTGGGtctcatatattttttttaaatgtgtgtctCAATCATAAATGGGATTTCCTGAGATGTCCCAGATGGGCTAGTTTCAGTTAGGTCAAGATCACAGTGGTGCTTTTTTGCCACATCCAAACTAGATTATTTTAATGCTGGTTTTAGTTCTAATTAATTTACCTTTCTAGCTTATGACTGGGGACCATAGGACTGAAAGGAGTTTGAAGGTCATTTAGTTCTGATATGTAAAATTTGACTTCATTTTGATtattcctaaaatatatatactagaaacaaaaatataaaagcaaCTTCACATTGCTGTATTTGAAGGTTTAAAAGAAGACTGGTCTGGCTCCCTCTGCCGTTTCCCTCTATTTATAAATTCTCATAAGCATTTGCAAACTTATTCTTTATTATATCATGCCctaattttccatttttaaaaatgctcaagATGGCTAACAATAAAATCTAGTTTACATATGTTTAGGACTCAGCTTATTCGTTATGTGGAAGCAAGTACCTTTGTGTTCATTGGGGCTTGCTCCTGAATAAATGTGTACAGAAGTGCAGCCATAttagataataatgctgggagaaacagaagggaatagaaaaagaggaagaccaaacaagagatggattgattccatcaaggaagccacagacctgaacttacaagatctgaacagggtggttcatcatgacagatgctattggaggtcactgattcatagggtcgccttaagtcataatcgacttgaaggcacttaacaacaaacaacaactaaCCTTCAGAGGAGCTATCGGCTATGTTCGTTGCAAGGAATCTACTCTTGGGGAAACCGCATACAAAATGGGTATGTAAGAAGAATACAGAACAGGCAAGGGCAATGGATCAACCCTAAAGAAACTgtgtcagaagactcttccacAACGAAAGAATTTAAAACTGCATCTCTGCAATAGATAGAAGTCGCGACTGGTGAGGGCTAAGTTCTTAGGTGAGAACTATCTTCAGACCAATGGCTGTGGCAAACGAGTGCTGCCACAGCGCACAGGAAACCCCCTCCCTTCGCAGTCCATTTCATTCCACTTTGGTTGGTAGGAGCATCCTTGACGGTGACATTTGGATCAGGAAGACTACAATTCCCGGCGCGCCTTGCGGCCGGCCTCCAACACCGCGCATTGCTATTGGGTACTTCTTCGGCAGCCGCCAACCGGACACGAGTTTGCAGGCTGGTAGCTTAGAGCGTGTTCTGTATGTGTATATGTCTTGATTTTCTGCCCCATTCCAAGAGGGTGGAGGGGAAGCAGTTTGTTTTTCCCTTCtcagttgttttgttgttgttatgggggGTAGTGGGAGTAGCCACGGGAACCGGAAAGTCTCCTTCGAAATGGATGAACAGGAGCGAGTGCGAGTTCTGCAGGGTATTAGGGTAAGTACGAGGCTGGGACATAGGAAGCCTGCCTGGTAAAAGGCTGGGACGAGTAGGAGGAACCGAGGGAATTTGAAAAGACCAGAGGGGTAAGGGGGCGGGGGAGATGGGGATAATGAGGGCTGGGTGTGTTGGTTACTTTGAGGAATACTGAGGGGATGTATCTGGGGAACAGAGGGCTGGGGGGATCTAGCGGTTGTGGGTATAAAGGGCTACTGTCTCTGTAAAGTGTGTTTGGTAGGAAAAACAACCCCACACTTTCCCAAAGATGCTTCCCCAAAGATGCTTCCCCTTGTGTAGTCCACCTATTTTTATCACTGCATCTTTTAATAGAAAGTTGCTGGGCTGTTGTTctaatgtcctgcttgtgggcttcccatgagtatCTAGTTGGACACTGAGAACAAGGTCCTGGGCTAGATGTTTGTCTGATCCAGTTGGGCTCAAATCTGTTAGTTTAATGCACCACCAGACTctttgtaatttttaacataacaGCATCTGGTGACTTAAGAAGGGCTTGATGCTAAAGGCAGATAGCCTAGTACCTTTTttacaggagtgtagttgtccagggatgTGGGGGGtcgtagacccattacttttttgggagcagggtcccagtcagGTCTCTTTGtttaagccaatcagcatgaaaagggagggtgttagtcactgagaagcaTCCTTCTTCTTTcttgatgattggagccaatcagagtgaaaagaggtgagctagccactgagaagattgaCTCCTAGGGAGGTCTGTGAGACGacaaggagagcaagggagaagatggaaagtggaaaagggggcgtggctgtgagtggggtggcatgactatcatgaagggaccctgcacttctgaatttgccactacactactgctttttTATTAATAAAGATTTCTATTGTTACTTAAGTGCTTAAATTACTTTCTGATATTTATTCATCTTTGCACAGTTCGGTGAGGTAAGGTCTTTTAAAGTCCCCATTTTATACCCATAGAGTTTAATTTCAGAATGATTTTGTTTACTACTACATGCCATGTTAATCTGAGTCTGGGTCCAAATCCAATATAATCTGTTGGATATTGGAGACAACTGAGGAAAAAGTGCATGCTCCCACTTGCTAATAAAAGTTGTGTGAAATGGTAGGCAAGTAGAGGTAGCCGTGCTATTTAATAGCAATATGAATGCATCATAGGAGACTATACAACTGTCaaattaaagtgtgtgtgtgggagagaaaaGGGTTGTGTCGTGTCACTTGCAGCATGGGCAATCTTTAGTAACTCCTGCATGTATAGCCCGTACATGATACATGTGCTGTTTGGGGTAATAAATAATATGCATCCAGTCTTAGGGAATGGCAATATTTCCAACACAAGTTTTCCCTTAAGATAGGACACCTGGACTATGCTCCCTGAAAAAAATCCAGATATTTGAGCAGAAAGCCTTGTATTTTACTAAAGCTTAAATTGTGTTGTAAAATGCAAAGCTTTCTGCTCAAATATCTGGATTTTTCCCCCCAGGGACCGTTATTTTGTGGTGGAGTCTGATAACCGTGTTCTTGCTTTCTGTCTGAGGAAGCCTAAGCAACCTACAGCAAGAAGTTAaggctctttttttcctttttatatcATGCAAACAAATACATTTGTAGCCATGATATATTAATTTGATGTTCTTGTCAGTTGCCATGCTTATTCTTTATAAATTATTGCCAAACCCCTAGGAATAGGGTGGGTTAGAATTCTAAATATGTTCTAAAAATATGCTTACAAATTTGTTTTCTAGCATATAAGCAATTCTGTTTTTGGGACATTCTCAGACATGGTAACTTCCAGCATTGCATTTCCACTTCCAGCATTCCATGAGGAGTGTTAAAATGATAAATTAATACCTGCAAGCCAATCCCTTTCCATTTCATtcctaatgtattttattttggcatctatagggaggcaatggtaaaccccctctggataccacttaccatgaaaaccctattcatagggtcgccataagttgggatcgacttgaaggcagtccatttccatttccaacctTTCTGTGATAAAATCATACTCATGGTAGCTTCAAAAAAGTCACAACAAATTAAAAACGGCCCTAATGAGACAGATAAACAACAATACCACCCCCACTGTAAAATAACATTCCCTTGTCAGTAGACAGCAAGCTAAAACTTTAACTAGTCAATAATTATTTTCCGCTAGTGTGCTTGTCATTCTTTTGTTATAAAGGCAAGGTGTAGCATCTCTGATAATTTCCAAACatgagggggagagagatgaagAGAAGTTATGGTTTTGTGATTTTAAACAGGTGGTTTGAGGATTCTTCAAAATTCCTTACACTATGATGCCACTAgagtctctctcactctctctctctttcccccactgCCTTCTAATTTATTTTGGTAGCTTTCTGAAGATGTGGTGAAACGAATGAAGGAACCTTGCCAACCTAAAAGGGATCAGCGATCATCATCATTTCCACCACCTTTGTTGAAAGCTGCAGAAGGGAAATCCAAGGTGTCTACAGGTATTGCATATCTCTTATTACTAGCTCTGGATTTTTATAGTAGCCATATAAATGACAGATGGTTGGCTTCCCTGTTTACAGCACAATTGTATTTCAGCAAGGTGTAGGCATTTTTAAGAAACCAATGTCTTGGTGCCTACTCTTTCCACTTAGTTGAGCACATGCAGACACTGTCTGTGATATTACCCAGGTTCTGAATATAATTGGCTTTGAATAAATCCATTGATTACATTTGGGCTTGCATCCAAAAGTTGTAACTTTTAACTTAGTACAATCTGTTTGAAACCAGCACTGTGTAATAgttaagagatggattgattccataaaggaagccacagacctgaacttacaagatctgaacagggtggttcatgacagatgctcttggaggtcactgattcatagggtcgccataggtcgcagtcgacttggaggcacataacaacaacaacaacatttagggGAAAGCCACTATAATGCTACTGTAACAGTGCAAAGTGTTATTTATGACTAGTGTTATTTTGGAAGAATGATTATGAGTTGCCTGCTGCTTGGTGCTCAGGGAATGTACCATAAGCATGTAGTGTAATTGTGTGTGCTGAGAAGTTCACAAACCTATTCCAGATGTTACCAGTGAGAAAGAAATGGAGGAATTCTGATGGAGCTTAGCTGTTTCATTCTCTGTTTAATGGCTTGTTTCAGAGAATAGTCCCTTGTGAGTGGTTTACTGATCTAAGTCAGCTGGTTCTTGATTTCCTCTGTAGTCCCTAAATGTACATTCTTGGCTCATCTGTCAGCTGTCCTTAATCTTCAGGATCCTTAATCTTGTTGTTTTAAGGGATCCAGAATGATTTGTGAGTTAGTGAATCAGTTCTTTGTTGCCAGAAAGTTATGCtccatgataaaaaaaaatatggtTGAAGGTGAGCTGATCAACTATTCTCCCCAATGCATATTTGTGGGTTTTTCAAATTTTGTAATAACCTCTCTGCTCTGAGGATGAACACCACACAACTCCCACTCACATTGCAGTGCAGTGTCACAGTTACAGGAGCAATTTAATCAGCCTTCATGTTAGATTTCATGAAGTTTTTCACCTAATCATAGATTACTTGCTTAATTTAGCTCAGCAACTTGCTGAAATGTTCCTTCTCTGTCATTTTATATCCCATATATTTTCCTTAATAAAAGAGACAGGAAACTTTTCTCACACAATCATTATATTCTTTCATTTTCTGCAGAGATACGTCCACCGACAGCTGACAACTTGGGCCGAAAGCCCTCTGAAGCAGAGGAAGATCTCTACAGGAGGTGGGATATTCTTACATCATAAGATCATTATCCAGAATCCTCTGTTCTTTTGAGATCATGTACACTGGGCAATGCTACTGTTTCATAGCTGGTATTTTTTATGAAGAAAGGCAACAGCAGAGTGGACAGGATAGTTGAAATTGTCTTTGATATCTTCTGTTCTATCATATTGCACAGGCTCTTTAGGACGGAGTGGGGAAACTAACACTCCAGATGTTAttgtttggactccaactcccatcagccctaggcagcttggccaatggtcagggttgatgggagctatgtagggcagcaacatttggaagaccacaggttcttcAACCCTGCGTAAggcaataaaaatgttttttcatTACTGGTATTATTGAGTACCAAAGTACTTAGACATATATGATCTATAATATGGCATATTAAAATCCTTTATTCTGTTCTATGGGAGATTACTGAACAGTTGAATGTTAACATGATTGGTCATGAGCCAactataggcagagcttggaaaagttactttttttgaactacaactcccatcagcccctgtcagcatggccactggattgggctgatgggagttgtagttcaaaaaagtaacttccaagctctgatataggTTTGTCATCCTCTGATTGGATTTTTATTGCTCAATTACTTTTAAAGCTCATTGTGTTCCAGAAGTTAGAATGATGACCTGGTACCATGAACTGGTGACTGTGCCAGGTAGAGCCTCACTCTGCTCTTCATGGTTCTGGGCAAGAGGGCTGCATCTTAATTTGGGAGCCCAAAGCCAAATAGCTGCTGATCCCTTTCTTCAACAGATATGAGCAAGAGCAGGCAATGGTCCAAGAGGAACTACTCCGACTGGCCAGAAGGGAGCGGGAGGCAGCCAATGAGAGTCTGAATGTGACCCTTCAGCGAGAGAGGAGTTATACCAATGAGGAAAAGCTGAAAGCAGCACAGCTGGTGAGTACCACAAAACTAGCACTACTTAAGTTATACGTTCAAACTTTAAAGCTGAAGATCGGGTTGTGCTTAAACTAGCAACATAGCCCAGCAAAATTTGCCTTCCACA is from Rhineura floridana isolate rRhiFlo1 chromosome 3, rRhiFlo1.hap2, whole genome shotgun sequence and encodes:
- the CHCHD6 gene encoding MICOS complex subunit MIC25 isoform X1, translated to MGGSGSSHGNRKVSFEMDEQERVRVLQGIRLSEDVVKRMKEPCQPKRDQRSSSFPPPLLKAAEGKSKVSTEIRPPTADNLGRKPSEAEEDLYRRYEQEQAMVQEELLRLARREREAANESLNVTLQRERSYTNEEKLKAAQLPVDLDAWSQELQWKDKELKQRDTFYKEQLDHIEKKNSEIYKLTLDQYNQTVTNAEDQIRRRNTQPICANLQAAIHTCYSENKHQVLNCSELVKEYQRCVQLAQKNWKHSMPLVFACKIAIQWTQGGIASVLVPVMTC
- the CHCHD6 gene encoding MICOS complex subunit MIC25 isoform X4, which codes for MGGSGSSHGNRKVSFEMDEQERVRVLQGIRLSEDVVKRMKEPCQPKRDQRSSSFPPPLLKAAEGKSKVSTEIRPPTADNLGRKPSEAEEDLYRRYEQEQAMVQEELLRLARREREAANESLNVTLQRERSYTNEEKLKAAQLPVDLDAWSQELQWKDKELKQRDTFYKEQLDHIEKKNSEIYKLTLDQYNQTVTNAEDQIRNCWSISIKVQL
- the CHCHD6 gene encoding MICOS complex subunit MIC25 isoform X3 — encoded protein: MGGSGSSHGNRKVSFEMDEQERVRVLQGIRLSEDVVKRMKEPCQPKRDQRSSSFPPPLLKAAEGKSKVSTEIRPPTADNLGRKPSEAEEDLYRRYEQEQAMVQEELLRLARREREAANESLNVTLQRERSYTNEEKLKAAQLPVDLDAWSQELQWKDKELKQRDTFYKEQLDHIEKKNSEIYKLTLDQYNQTVTNAEDQIRRRNTQPICANLQAAIHTCYSENKHQVLNCSELVKEYQRCVQLAQKELLVHFD
- the CHCHD6 gene encoding MICOS complex subunit MIC25 isoform X2, encoding MGGSGSSHGNRKVSFEMDEQERVRVLQGIRLSEDVVKRMKEPCQPKRDQRSSSFPPPLLKAAEGKSKVSTEIRPPTADNLGRKPSEAEEDLYRRYEQEQAMVQEELLRLARREREAANESLNVTLQRERSYTNEEKLKAAQLSQELQWKDKELKQRDTFYKEQLDHIEKKNSEIYKLTLDQYNQTVTNAEDQIRRRNTQPICANLQAAIHTCYSENKHQVLNCSELVKEYQRCVQLAQKNWKHSMPLVFACKIAIQWTQGGIASVLVPVMTC